One window from the genome of Epinephelus moara isolate mb chromosome 21, YSFRI_EMoa_1.0, whole genome shotgun sequence encodes:
- the LOC126382596 gene encoding rho GTPase-activating protein 12-like isoform X10, producing the protein MAIIRLRRSFLRAISIHEEDDDVFTSCSPPETVSSSGHGRSESPVYTNLQELKITQTNLPPFPSGSPLHVLGDWETYKDQNGRHFYYNRSTQERTWKPPRARDTSTGSSRGESHSTGESSETTPLSLSPSFLPFLSLSIGRLQPLSSEDTCFSTYSSQSDSQYGSPPRGWSEEMDEHGHTLYVSDYTNEKWLKHVDEQGRPYYYSADGSRSEWELPKYNHSPPQLPGDAPKSRSLDRRQVEPIVLTKWRHSTYVQDPNDKRLLKTRRFRSGSARLHPYKHQDAPLGPKPPSPDSDSCPSSPKPPTSPSEKCGILNVTKITENGKKVRKNWTSSWTVLQGSTLLFAKGQGGGTSWFGGGQSKPEFTVDLRGGSVEWASKDKSSKKNVIEVKTRQGTELLIQSENDSLVSDWYRALQDTISTHAWESDEAIEEDMPESPGVEKHDKEKEHRDSKKGRAMKPSASMDASDNKKTRHKLKKFLTRRPTLQAVRDKGYIKDQVFGCSLSSLCHREGGTVPIFVKMCIDHVENNGLCIDGLYRVSGNLAIIQKLRFAVNHDEKVNLADAKWEDIHVTTGALKMYFRELPEPLFSYALFHDFVSAIKIPDYKQRVQSIKDLVRQLPRPNHDTMQALFKHLRKVIDYGEENRMTTQSVAIVFGPTLLRPETETWNIAVHMVYQNQIVELILLEYENIFGR; encoded by the exons ATGGCAATTATCCGATTGAGGAGAAGCTTTTTACGAGCTATCTCAATACatgaagaagatgatgatgtgTTTACAAGTTGCTCGCCACCAGAG ACGGTATCTTCGTCAGGCCACGGCCGCTCCGAGTCACCTGTCTACACCAACCTCCAGGAACTGAAGATCACCCAGACCAACCTGCCCCCTTTCCCCTCCGGGTCCCCGCTCCATGTGCTGGGCGACTGGGAGACCTACAAGGACCAGAATGGCAGGCACTTCTATTACAACCGTTCCACCCAGGAGAGGACCTGGAAGCCGCCCCGAGCCAGGGACACCAGCACTGGGAGCTCCAGAGGAGAGAGCCACAGCACAGGAGAGAGCTCCGAG ACCACCCCTCTCTCGCTCTCGCCGtctttccttcccttcctctcgctctccatcGGGCGACTCCAGCCTCTGTCGTCGGAGGACACCTGCTTCAGTACCTACTCTAGCCAGTCAGACAGTCAGTATGGCTCGCCGCCACGTGGCTGGTCGGAGGAGATGGACGAGCACGGTCACACGCTGTACGTCAGCGACTATACTAATGAGAAG TGGTTAAAACACGTTGATGAGCAGGGCAGACCATATTACTACAGTGCAGATGGTTCAAGGTCAGAATGGGAGCTGCCAAAG TACAACCACTCCCCTCCTCAGCTGCCTGGAGACGCCCCAAAGAGTCGCAGTCTGGACAGGAGACAAGTGGAGCCCATCGTCCTCACCAAGTGGAGACACAGCACTTATGTCCAAGATCCCAACGACAAG CGGCTGTTAAAAACCAGGCGTTTTCGCTCAGGCTCTGCCCGTCTCCACCCGTACAAACATCAA GACGCTCCTCTGGGCCCCAAGCCCCCCTCTCCTGACTCTGACTCCTGCCCTTCGTCTCCCAAGCCCCCCACCTCT cCATCTGAAAAGTGCGGCATTCTGAATGTGACAAAGATCACCGAAAATGGCAAGAAAGTAAG GAAAAACTGGACTTCTTCCTGGACAGTGCTCCAAGGATCCACGTTGCTATTTGCCAAAGGCCAAGGAGGCGGGACCAGCTGG TTTGGAGGCGGTCAGTCCAAACCAGAGTTCACTGTGGATCTGAGGGGTGGCTCGGTGGAATGGGCTTCCAAGGACAAGTCCAGCAAGAAGAACGTTATAGAG GTGAAGACTCGACAGGGCACGGAGCTACTGATCCAGTCAGAAAACGACAGCCTTGTCAGCGACTGGTACCGAGCACTGCAGGACACCATCAGCACTCAT gCCTGGGAATCTGATGAGGCCATTGAGGAGGACATGCCGGAGTCGCCTGGCGTGGAGAAACATGACAAGGAGAAAGAACACAGAGACTCAAAGAAAGGCCGAG CCATGAAGCCCTCCGCCAGCATGGACGCTTCCGACAACAAGAAGACCAGACACAAGCTGAAGAAGTTCCTGACCCGCCGTCCCACCCTGCAGGCCGTCAGAGACAAGGGATACATCAAAG ATCAGGTGTTCGGCTGCAGTCTGTCCAGTTTGTGTCACAGGGAGGGCGGCACTGTACCGATCTTTGTCAAGATGTGCATCGACCACGTGGAGAATAATG GTCTGTGCATAGACGGGCTGTACAGAGTTAGTGGCAACCTGGCTATCATACAAAAACTACGCTTTGCTGTCAATCATG aTGAGAAGGTGAACCTGGCAGATGCGAAGTGGGAGGACATCCATGTGACCACTGGAGCTTTAAAGATGTATTTCAGAGAGCTGCCAGAGCCTCTCTTCTCTTACGCTCTCTTCCATGACTTTGTCAGCGCCATCA AGATTCCAGACTACAAACAGCGAGTTCAGTCCATCAAAGATCTGGTCAGACAGCTGCCCAGACCTAACCACGACACCATGCAGGCTCTCTTCAAACACCTCAGGAA GGTGATCGACTACGGTGAGGAAAACCGTATGACCACCCAGAGCGTAGCCATCGTGTTCGGCCCCACGCTGCTGCGGCCTGAAACCGAGACCTGGAACATCGCGGTCCACATGGTCTACCAGAACCAGATAGTGGAGCTGATACTGCTGGAGTACGAGAACATTTTCGGCAGGTAG